The stretch of DNA CAAAATCTGACTCAATTCTAAACCTAATGTGGTAATCCAGGCTGCAAAACTATACAAGGAAAATCACTAAATGGTAATCctttttaagtaaaaaaaaaagcattGAAGTAATATACCTTCACTAGTTATAGGTTCATATTTAGGAGGCAAAGCAAGCCAATTCCCCAGGTCATCTTTCATATGACTACGATCTGATGCAAAGCAGCGAAGAAATAGTGGAGCATGAACCACCCGAAAAAGCCTGCACAATGATGGCCCCATATATTTGAGATAGCACTTGAGATGGAAACATTTACTTCAAGAAATATTAAAGCATGGATAAGTAGGTTACGAATAAGTCCTAAATAAGGATAAAATGTGAAACccataaaaataataatgtagAATAAAAATGTGTTTATGGAAACCCATCTGGGGTTCATCACCCACCTCTGGCTTAAGCAAGTTGGAGTTAGGCCCAATGAATCACATGCCCTATGCAATCTATACTTTGATTGAGGCATATCTTCTTCCAATTTAGCGTATCTATAGATTTTTAGAAGTTTGTTTAAAATCAATTGGGTTATAAATTTCAATTCTTTAATTCTAGGGAGACTAGGGATTCACTTTTAGTGGGCTTGTTCCTTATGGTAGCTTAAAATGACATTATTGAGGTGTCTCAAGAATGAATTTCTTGTCTGTAGTGATTGTGCCACAATCTAATCCAACTGGtacatgttatacatgatgacttCAGATAAAATTACAGTCTATGCTTTTAACCAAGTTTAGATATTGTTTTAATTTACATATGCATATTGTCACACACTGTTTAGTACTTAAGCAATTATCATTGGGTCCAAAAATCTATATTTCTCAACCCTTcagctctttcttatttttatctttattttggaACCTTTCCATCTTCACTTCTGCTTCGGCTGAAACACTAATCCAGCTGTTCAAACTTGGCCAGACCTGCATACCAAGGTCCAACACCATATATACTGCTGAAGGTTTAATGAGGCCAGTGAATCTTCTTTAACATACAAAAAAAGTTACCAGGCATCACACATAAGTCTACAGTGCACTGAATATGCAAGGACGAGATAAGCAAACATAAATGAGCATTAGTACATCTGTGATCCATCTACCTATACAATTTGTATACAGATGCATGTGGGCATGGGCATAAAGTCACAACCATGCATGGTATAAATCTGCTTCCCAGCAGGGATCAACAAGATAACAGCCATCCTGAAGTTATTCAGCGTGCTAAAGGAATCACCTGCTATTTACCAAATTAGGAGAGTACATTGGTTGAATGGCTTCAGAAAAGTACACATTAATGGGAGAAGGAAATGGAAGACTAGAATCCAGATCCCACACCAGATCAAACACCTTGCCTCTTCTACTCTGTGGCTTATCAGGAATTAGAAAAGACcagtcttttgaagaatttcagaAATAAATACATCAAACAATCTGAGTAGGAAATACAAAAATATAGTAACAAAACACTTACAGCATTTACCTGTATGCAGATCACATGATAATCCCACAAGACCAGACCATCATTTCTTATGCTAGCCTTCTGATGCCATAGAGGGACCTTGAGAAGCCATATCAAAGAAGTCCACTTTAGAACTACTTATATCTCCAGTTAAGGTAAAATGGAAATAAGTTAGAGATGTGATGAACAAAGATAGCTAACAATCTAAATGTCAAATGCCGAAGTGTGTTACTTCTAAATTTCAAATAATAATTTCCTCGTATATCAGTTTTTGGAGATTAGATGTACAACTAAGAACATATAAACTGCACATTTTATCTTTTTGCAATAACATAAGACAGATGCATCATCTTATGTCCTACATGACTGTAACAACAATGTAATGGTCAACATAGTGGCATCTAGAGACCatgaaatataaattgataattataatatttaagtaAAATAAATATCACTATACCAACCTGAACAGGTCAAATTCCTAATCCCACCCAAACTTATTTCAATCATTTAACCCAACTGAGTAACCTGTAATTGACATCCTAGGTCTTCCATTACATGCTCCATGCTAAGTGTTGCTATCACCCTCACTAAATCTATATACATATCATAATGATGTGTTAACATTCCTAAATGGATGGCACCGATATGGTTAACATGGAGACCCATTTGGTATGAAACATGCCTGACACTTGTTTTATGCTGATGTGATAATCAAGTGGCATTGATGTGGCATGTCATAACACAACAAAACATCATGTACCAACTGATATATATCAGTCCAAACAAAATCCACCACTGAACCATATAGCTCAGTATTAATTAGtattctttttttgttcttttcagtGATAACAAATGATACAAACAAATATACCATCAGAGATGCTGGTAATGTA from Musa acuminata AAA Group cultivar baxijiao chromosome BXJ2-11, Cavendish_Baxijiao_AAA, whole genome shotgun sequence encodes:
- the LOC135582027 gene encoding protein N-terminal glutamine amidohydrolase-like isoform X3, with product MADGDGLLEIQGRKRATQTASVSLPAPVPSPSMVPGASSLDIFSFTHTPNYCEENVYLLCKKLCEVGAADPMGADLFVVFISNEEKMVPLWHQKASIRNDGLVLWDYHVICIQVNASRRGKVFDLVWDLDSSLPFPSPINVYFSEAIQPMYSPNLVNSRLFRVVHAPLFLRCFASDRSHMKDDLGNWLALPPKYEPITSEGDNLLPF